ATTTCCGGCACCTGATAGCTGTGCAATTCTTTCACGGCGGCCATCAATTGCGGGAAAAATTCGCTGCGCGTTTTGACGATTATCTGCGCCTCTTCCCCCTTTTCGGTTTTTCCTTCCCATGTGTAGATGGAGGTGACGCCGGGGATGATGGAGCAGCAGGCGGCCAGTTTTTGATCGACGAGCGCGAACGCTATTTTTTCCGCCACTTCTTTCGAGGGGGCGGTGATGAGGCAAAGGGCGTAGTCGCTTACGGCGCAGTTCATTTTTTTGGCTCCTCCACACGTTCGCCGGTTTTCATCACAAGGAAGTAA
This is a stretch of genomic DNA from Nitrospinota bacterium. It encodes these proteins:
- a CDS encoding divalent-cation tolerance protein CutA, with amino-acid sequence MNCAVSDYALCLITAPSKEVAEKIAFALVDQKLAACCSIIPGVTSIYTWEGKTEKGEEAQIIVKTRSEFFPQLMAAVKELHSYQVPEIIMLPITAGLPAYLDWMDQSLKKG